From the genome of Sphingobacterium sp. UGAL515B_05:
ATTTTTGCGCGATGTTCCTGACGTTCAGCAGCCATTTTTTGATGGTCTTTTGCTTGCTTCAAATTAAAGGCATAGATATCTTTACGCTGTTTATCTGTAAATTTTAATTTTTGATCCATGCGATCAGTTTTCATCTTAGCGACTTCCTCTGGCGTTTTATTTTTAAAACCATCGTGCATTCTTCCCATTTTATGTTTATGCACGGAAGTTTGCATTTCTTTCATTTCTGGTTTAACATCTTTTTTTTCTTGAGCGAAACCGGCTAACATCAATCCAGATAAGGCCAAACTTAACATCAACTTTTTCATGTCTTTATTTTTTATAAAACCAACAATCATTCTTTTTAATAAGTACTCTTTTTCAACTTATTTATCAGTAAGAGTCCTCTTGACTGCCGAAAGTTTAATTGATGATCTGTTAAATAAAGTTAAGAAGCACTTATTGAGACACAGCACTTAAACGGATCGGTAAAGTATACGCTACACGCACTTTAAGTCCATTTTGTACCCCTGGTTTCCATTTTTTCGCTTTCTTCAATAAGTTTATAGCAGCATCTCCTGTACCAAATTTCATATCACGTTTGACAGCAATATCTGTTAGTGATCCATCTTTTTCAACGACAAAAGAAACCTCTATAACACCAGACACCCCTTGATCCAAAGCCTGCTGTGGAAAGTTATAATTCTCTGCAATCCATTTCATAAAGGCTGGCAGTCCCCCTACCGGCGTTGGCATAATTTCTACCGATGTAAATGTATCGTTTGAAGTCTCATCAGTTCCACCTCCAGATATCGAACCAACCCTGGCGCCGGTAATATCACCATCTCTTTTCGAAGAACCAAATTCACCGCGCGCAATATACGTTCCTGATGGACTTGCTTTCAATGTGATCCTTGAAGTCATTGTATTGGGATTTTTCAACTCATCCTGACTCACAAGTTCTTCCGTAACTTGATTTGCTTTGGCCACTTTAATATCAGGCATTCTAACCAGATCAAATTTGGATACATCTTGGGCAACCTGCTGCGGAGCTTTCTCCTGCATCATGACCGGTTCTTCAGGAACCTCTTCTTTCTCCTCTACCTTCTTTTGAATTTCTTCCAGCATGTCGGGCCCAATATCTTGTACTGTATAAATCACGGCCGGAACAGTTTGCTTAAAATATTTATTATATGCATAGGATCCTGAGATCAACAAAACGGCAAAAGAAACAACAATTCCTAAACCGACATTTGTTGCTTTATCAGAGAGATTTCGTAACTCGTAAGCACCATACATTTTGTTACGACCAGCAAAAATAACGTCCAGCCATTCTTTGCGGTAGATATTCAATTTAGAGTTCATCATAACATTAAAGTTTAAATCTTTTCATTATGATGAGCGAAAGCCTTATATTTCACAAAAAAATTCAAAATACTTATGAAGTCACTTTTTTCAGCTATTTTTCTACTTACATTGTATGCTTGTGGTAACAATCAAAATCAATCCAAAACAGCAATCAAGCACGAAAGCAAGGAAAAGACTATTTCGCCATATTTTGGTTTTTTAAACCAACAAAAGGACTCCCTAATCGCTTTACCTATGGACCAAGCGATGGAAGGTCCCGAAAAATACAACTATGTCATTGTGGAAAATCAGGTCAGCCCGCTTGAATTTGTGCAAAATAAAACGGACAATAAAGAGAGTAATGGAAGACAGACCGCGCAGAACTTTGCAAATAGTGAGGGCTCATTATTTAAGATTAGCGATCCAATTAAATCTGGCGAATTTGGTATGCTTGTCAATAAAGCTTTTATAGATCAATACAAAATTGAGAAGTTTACAAAAGTTCAAAAAGAAACATCAGCAGAAATTAAAGAGCAACTTGAAAAAAAATACAACAGAAAGATTAACAAAAGTACGACTGTTGCCATCCTCGGTGATGAGTCCGAGTTTAATCTTACAGTCTTTGAAAATCAACAAGACTCTGCTTTAGCTGTATTTTCCTATGCAAAAGATGAACAGCTGATCAATTTGGATTTTCCGGCTTTATACGATGATATCAGCACTTGGCGTGTTGATGATGGCGGTCAGTTTGACAACGAGGCTTTTCAGATACTGACCGTATTGCGTTCTGCGCAAGGAATTAGTTTTATCAGTATCTTTTGGGGTGCTGAGGGTTATGAACTGAACTTCTACCAGCCGAAGAAAAACTTATTTACCTCTACGGCACAGGCCTATGGGTATAGTTCCCCTTTATAAAATAAAGAATTTTAAGTTTCCCCAGTACAAAAGGAAAGTGCCCGGGGAAACTCAAAATTCCAATAGTTGCTACAGGTGCATTCTAGCCATAGGAGCAACGTCCTGACCGACAAAATCTTTCTTTAGAAATTTATGATAGCCCGCAATGGCAATCATCGCTGCATTATCCGTACAGTATTCAAATTTTGGGATGAAGACCCGCCATTTGTATTTCTCCCCCATTTCAATTAAGCTCTTTCTCAGGCCAGAATTAGCCGAAACGCCGCCTGCAATGGCAATATCCTTTACCCCTGTTTCCTTTGCCGCTTTCTTTAATTTATTCAGCAGGATCGATACAATACGCGATTGCACGCTAGCACATAAGTCGGCCATATTGTGGGTCAGAAAATCCGGGTTCTGCTTCAATTGATCTTGGACCAAATATAATATCGCGGTTTTCAATCCTGAAAAACTGAAATTTAAGCCAGGGATCTGCGGCTCAGGAAGCCGATAGGCAGCCGGGTTACCTTCTTTTGCAAATTTATCGATGAGCGGTCCACCGGGATAAGGAAGATTCAGGATTTTAGCTGTTTTATCAAAAGCCTCTCCTGCCGCGTCATCCAATGTTTCTCCCAAAAGTTCCATTTCAAAATAATCTTTCACCAACACAATTTGCGTATGACCACCCGAAACAGTAAGACATAAAAACGGAAAACTAGGCTTCGGATCCTCAATAAAATGAGCCAGGATATGCGCCTGCATATGGTTTATATCAATTAAAGGGATATTCTGTGCAAGTGCAAATGATTTAGCAAAAGAGGTTCCCACCAAAAGTGCACCTAATAATCCAGGTCCACGCGTAAAACTCACTGCATCTATTTGATTTTTGCTTACTTTTGCTTGGCGAATGGCTTCTTCCACTGTTGGGATAATATTTTGTTGATGAGCACGTGAAGCGAGCTCGGGAATCACGCCACCATATTTTGCGTGGATTGCCTGAGTTGCAATAACATTTGAATGAATTTCACCGTTAATACAGATAGAAGCGGAGGTTTCATCACAAGAGGATTCAATCCCTAAAATAATAGCCATAGCTTGAGGTAGTAAATTTTAATACAAAAGTATCAAAAAAATAATTAAAATAGTGTCAATAGTCCTAGGTAGTATATTCATTATACTGCTTGCATTGACGTTATCCCTACAGTTGAAACCGGTACAAAATTATGTTGCCCAAAAAGCTGTCGACTATTTATCCAACGAACTAAACACCAAAATAAGCCTCAAAAGTATCTATTTCAAACCTTTTAAATCGATTGTAGTAGAAGATTTTCAACTCTATAGTCCAGAGGGAAAAGAAATATTAAAATCAGGAAGGTTAGAAGCCAACGTCAACCTTTCTCAGTTCATTGAACTGAACAAGATTGTGATCAACAAACTGACCATTGAGGATACCCAAGCGACTTTTGAGCAATTTCAGGACAGCTCAAACATCTCATTTTTCATTCGTTATTTTAACCCACCTAAGAAAGAAAAAAAGAAAAGTTCAAAAAAAATAATCTTCGATATAAAGGAACTTGTTATTACGAACAATGCGTTTAACTATGTTAACCATAAACGTAAACATTACAACAAAGTGGTCGATTTTGGAGATTTAGGGATTTCCAAACTTAACGCCCATTTTGATAAGATAAAAATCGATTCTAATCAGATTTCAGCAGATATTAAGACGTTTAATCTTCATGAAAAAAAAGGATTGGTTATTAAAGGCCTTCTTGCACGCACGACAATAAGCAATAAAGCTATTGAACTCAGTGACCTTATGTTGGCAACCAACCGATCTACATTCAAAAACTACATCAAACTTAGCTACAACAGCTTTGACGATTTTTCGGACTTCATCAATAAAGTCCATGTAAAACTTCGGGCGCGGGACTCCCGTATTCACTCCGAGGATATCGCTTTCTTTTCTTCGCCTATGCACCAAGTCAAATTTGACGTCAATATCAAGCGGGCAAATCTAGAAGGAACTGTATCTTCCATCAACGCATCACAGGTCGATTTAACAATCGGAAAAAAAACGAGTTTAGCAGGCAACCTTCAGATCGTCGGTCTACCAGATATCGACAAAACTAAATTTATTGTTCCCAGTATAGCAATTTCTTCTGAGCACAAAGACTTAAATGCAGTTATTACCGATCTCGGCAATCTAAAAAATTTTAAACTCCCTGAAATTGTTCAGATCTTCGACAAATTTTCGTTCAAAGGCAGCCTAAATGGATTATACAATAAATTTAAGACAAAGGGAATTTTCACGACTGCAATCGGTAATATCGAGGCTGATGCCTTATTGGATATCCAGAAGGAAATAAAATACGCGGGAAATTTTCAATCTAAAAAGTTCGATGTAGGTACAATAGCAAAATTAAAAGATCTGGGAGCAACAGGCTTCAATCTACAGGTTGACGGAACAGGTACCGATCCTAAGAAAATGAGCTTAAAGATAAAGGGAGATCTTAGTAATTTCAATTTCAAGAATTACAGCTATCAACATATACAAATTGAAGGAAATACAGAGAAACAGTTGATTCTTGCTTCAGGGCAAATATATGATCCTAATTTAAAACTACAGTTTACCACAGATATCGATTGGTCTGTGAAACCCAACTATCATCTGGACGCTGATATCCAACAAGCGAATCTAAAAAAACTCAACTTCTTTCAGGGCGATTCCATCAACATTATTAACACGAAATTCCACACCAGTTTAATTGGGGACAACATCAATAATATTACCGGTGAATTTAAATCAGATAGTGTCAATTTCACTTCCTCTAAGGGTCAATTCGTCATCCGCAACATCAATTTCCTTGCCGAGGGCGATGAAAATGCACGCTCCCTAACCTTGCAGTCGGCTATCGGACACATCGATCTCAAAGGAAGAATAGACCTCAATACAATTGTTCCTTATTTCAAAGCTTTAGCCATGCGCTACGCTCCCGCAATCGGGTTTGAAAACAACATTTTTAATCGCCAGGACTTTGACCTGAATATTAATATAACTTCTTTTAAGCCGATCGCAACATTCTTTCGAAAGGACATTGCATTAGACAGTGGAGCAACGCTCAATGCAAAATTTGAAAGTGAAAAACAAACGGCTAGTTTTAATTTTTACGCACCCGAATTCAAATACAATGGCATTCGACTAACGCACCTGATTGTCGACCAAAATGCCAATTTGAAGAATATGGAATTGCAGACCTCCATCGATCGCATAAATTTTACCGACAGTACCTATATTAAAAACGTCAATATTTCAAACACCTTGGCAAACGACAGTTTACAATTTAACATCAAAATGTCGGAACTTGAAGCAAGCAATAGTCTGGATCTTAATGGCGTCATACGCTTTGCCCATGCCAAACCTGCCTATATCAATTTCTATCCATCGAATATCTTAATCAACAGAGAGCGATGGCTTGTCAATAATGATGCACAATTGAAAATATCGAAAGGAAAATGGTACTTTGAAAAACTGACACTGAGCCATGACGAACAAAAAGTCCACATCGATGGCATCCTGTCAAACGAAGTCAGTGATCAGATCAATCTCAAATTTCAGGACTTTAATCTAACATCTTTAAATGGTATTACCAAGCCGCATGGCATCAATCTCTCCGGCAACTTAAACGGAAATATTGAAGTTAATTCTGTATTCAAAGCACCCTTTATTGTCGCTAATATAAAAACATCACCTATCCTGTATAACAATATTCCGATCGGCTCATTAGCACTAAGTGCCAACTACGACCCCGAGAATCAACTGGTAAAACTAGACAGCAAGATAGAGGAAGGAAATAAATTAATTCAGTTACAAGGTTCCTATAACCATTTAAGTGAAAACAATAAGCTTAATCTCAAAGCTAAACTCGTAAACACAGATGTGTTTGTTTTCCAGCCATTCTTACGAAGCCTGGTATCCAATATTCAGGGCAAGGTCAATGCAGACCTCGATATCGAAGGCGATATCCTGAACCCCAAAATTACAGGTTCCGGAAAATTGGATAATGCTTCGATGGTCATCAATTACCTCAAAACACCCTACCGACTTTCTGACGAAATTGCGGTTACCAATAACCGAATTTTTCTGACAGGGCTAAAAGTATACGATCCCAAAAACAATGTAGCAACCATTGATGGCGTTGTAGATCTCAACAAATTGAGTGATCCCGATATCGATGTAACTGCAGAAACGAAGAATTTCATGGTATTAAATACCACGGTAAAGGACAATAACGTCTACTACGGAACCGCTTACGCTTCGGGAACCTTCCAGTTTAAAGGACTGACGTCGGCCATGAACATCAATATACGTGCTAAATCCGAAGAAAATACTGTTATCAATATCCCTTTCAATAGCGCCAGTACGATCTCAGATACCGACTTTATCTACTTTATTGAGAAGGATTCGACCAAAATGAAGAAAAACACAAAAAAACGAGATTTCAACGGTCTGACGATGAATATGGACCTCTTGATAAACCCGAATGCCGAAATAAATCTATTCTCCAGTATGGGCGAATTATCAGGAAGAGGAAACAGCAATCTCAATATGCGGATATCTTCATTGGGAGATTTTGAAATGTTTGGGGATTTTATCATCAACAGTGGAAAATTCAATTTCACTGCCCAAGATTACATCAACAAGATTTTTGATCTCAAAGAGGGCGGTACCGTACGATGGGCAGGAAACCCAACCGAAGCGAATATTAATATCAATGCCATCTACCAACAAAGAACAAGCTTAGCGCCTTTGTACAATGCCGCAGGTCGGGAAGAAAACCCCGAGCGTGTATTGGCACAGGCCGACATGATCCTAAAAGGGCAGTTAAGTCAGCCGGAAATCACGTTTGATATCAACTTTCCACAAAACCCCGGGGTTAAAGATGAACTACAAGGATACTTTTCAGATGCCAACAATGTCAATCAACAAGCGCTTAGCCTAATCGTGAGACGTAGTTTTACACCTGGTACACAAACAGACTTCGGTAAAGAAGTAAACAATACCTTGTTATCTGCGGGAACTGAAATAGCGTTCAACCAGATCAACAACATCATAGCCCAATCGCTTAACATCAATTTCTTTGATATTAATATCAAATCCTTAAATGATGCCTCCGCCTCACTTCGCCTGTTCAACGACAGGCTTGTTTTGACAGGCGGTATCTCCGACCGTAGAAGTCAGGCTCTAACGGATTTGAATGTATTTTCAGATCGGGTCTCAACCGATGCTGAGGCTATGTTTTATTTAAGAAAAGACGGCCGTTTGGTACTACGTGCTTCCAATCGCCTAAATACACGCAACTTTCTTCTTAGCCCCAACGACGGCGAGTATATAAGTGCTTTCGGATTACTTTATCGGCAGGAATTTAACAGCTTCTCAGAATTCTTGAAAAGGCTATTCCCTTTTGGCAAGAAGACGATTACGACAGCTCCTACTGAAACAAAGAAAAGCAAGGTTAATTAACCTTTCCGAATAACCCCTTTGCTATTTCAACAGGTCTC
Proteins encoded in this window:
- a CDS encoding energy transducer TonB produces the protein MMNSKLNIYRKEWLDVIFAGRNKMYGAYELRNLSDKATNVGLGIVVSFAVLLISGSYAYNKYFKQTVPAVIYTVQDIGPDMLEEIQKKVEEKEEVPEEPVMMQEKAPQQVAQDVSKFDLVRMPDIKVAKANQVTEELVSQDELKNPNTMTSRITLKASPSGTYIARGEFGSSKRDGDITGARVGSISGGGTDETSNDTFTSVEIMPTPVGGLPAFMKWIAENYNFPQQALDQGVSGVIEVSFVVEKDGSLTDIAVKRDMKFGTGDAAINLLKKAKKWKPGVQNGLKVRVAYTLPIRLSAVSQ
- a CDS encoding translocation/assembly module TamB domain-containing protein, which encodes MSIVLGSIFIILLALTLSLQLKPVQNYVAQKAVDYLSNELNTKISLKSIYFKPFKSIVVEDFQLYSPEGKEILKSGRLEANVNLSQFIELNKIVINKLTIEDTQATFEQFQDSSNISFFIRYFNPPKKEKKKSSKKIIFDIKELVITNNAFNYVNHKRKHYNKVVDFGDLGISKLNAHFDKIKIDSNQISADIKTFNLHEKKGLVIKGLLARTTISNKAIELSDLMLATNRSTFKNYIKLSYNSFDDFSDFINKVHVKLRARDSRIHSEDIAFFSSPMHQVKFDVNIKRANLEGTVSSINASQVDLTIGKKTSLAGNLQIVGLPDIDKTKFIVPSIAISSEHKDLNAVITDLGNLKNFKLPEIVQIFDKFSFKGSLNGLYNKFKTKGIFTTAIGNIEADALLDIQKEIKYAGNFQSKKFDVGTIAKLKDLGATGFNLQVDGTGTDPKKMSLKIKGDLSNFNFKNYSYQHIQIEGNTEKQLILASGQIYDPNLKLQFTTDIDWSVKPNYHLDADIQQANLKKLNFFQGDSINIINTKFHTSLIGDNINNITGEFKSDSVNFTSSKGQFVIRNINFLAEGDENARSLTLQSAIGHIDLKGRIDLNTIVPYFKALAMRYAPAIGFENNIFNRQDFDLNINITSFKPIATFFRKDIALDSGATLNAKFESEKQTASFNFYAPEFKYNGIRLTHLIVDQNANLKNMELQTSIDRINFTDSTYIKNVNISNTLANDSLQFNIKMSELEASNSLDLNGVIRFAHAKPAYINFYPSNILINRERWLVNNDAQLKISKGKWYFEKLTLSHDEQKVHIDGILSNEVSDQINLKFQDFNLTSLNGITKPHGINLSGNLNGNIEVNSVFKAPFIVANIKTSPILYNNIPIGSLALSANYDPENQLVKLDSKIEEGNKLIQLQGSYNHLSENNKLNLKAKLVNTDVFVFQPFLRSLVSNIQGKVNADLDIEGDILNPKITGSGKLDNASMVINYLKTPYRLSDEIAVTNNRIFLTGLKVYDPKNNVATIDGVVDLNKLSDPDIDVTAETKNFMVLNTTVKDNNVYYGTAYASGTFQFKGLTSAMNINIRAKSEENTVINIPFNSASTISDTDFIYFIEKDSTKMKKNTKKRDFNGLTMNMDLLINPNAEINLFSSMGELSGRGNSNLNMRISSLGDFEMFGDFIINSGKFNFTAQDYINKIFDLKEGGTVRWAGNPTEANININAIYQQRTSLAPLYNAAGREENPERVLAQADMILKGQLSQPEITFDINFPQNPGVKDELQGYFSDANNVNQQALSLIVRRSFTPGTQTDFGKEVNNTLLSAGTEIAFNQINNIIAQSLNINFFDINIKSLNDASASLRLFNDRLVLTGGISDRRSQALTDLNVFSDRVSTDAEAMFYLRKDGRLVLRASNRLNTRNFLLSPNDGEYISAFGLLYRQEFNSFSEFLKRLFPFGKKTITTAPTETKKSKVN
- the tsaD gene encoding tRNA (adenosine(37)-N6)-threonylcarbamoyltransferase complex transferase subunit TsaD, yielding MAIILGIESSCDETSASICINGEIHSNVIATQAIHAKYGGVIPELASRAHQQNIIPTVEEAIRQAKVSKNQIDAVSFTRGPGLLGALLVGTSFAKSFALAQNIPLIDINHMQAHILAHFIEDPKPSFPFLCLTVSGGHTQIVLVKDYFEMELLGETLDDAAGEAFDKTAKILNLPYPGGPLIDKFAKEGNPAAYRLPEPQIPGLNFSFSGLKTAILYLVQDQLKQNPDFLTHNMADLCASVQSRIVSILLNKLKKAAKETGVKDIAIAGGVSANSGLRKSLIEMGEKYKWRVFIPKFEYCTDNAAMIAIAGYHKFLKKDFVGQDVAPMARMHL